In Streptomyces seoulensis, the following are encoded in one genomic region:
- a CDS encoding S8 family serine peptidase: MTHSPDRDPIPGPRRLARLTLAAGVVAALCAAGPVPMALAADAPPAQAADPGAKPAPRKLGADDADRLAEAKADGAKSVTMMIATAPGATGQVASQLDAAGTVGRTFDKVGYVRATVPTTKADSVIAAAAKLSSVQAIDLRQEIPLDDPAPGADTAKDAKNARTEATYPAPGSRTPAKNPYNPSFETGAVDFVQRNPKADGRGVTIGILDSGVDLGHPALQKTSTGERKIVDWVTATDPVSDGDGTWRRMTAAVSGPSFSVGTGANAETFKAPEGSYKFNYLYESATAGGDMKGDLNRDGDTTDAWGVLYDPATGTVRVDTDDDLDFTDNPPMKPYKDGYQIGYFGTDDPTTDVVERIPFVVEIRKDVVYNASGAKADYVNIGVIESEHGTHVAGITAANGLFGGKMNGAAPGARIVSSRACTWSGGCTNVALTEGMIDLVTNRGVDIVNMSIGGLPALNDGNNARAALYTRLIDTYGVQLVISAGNSGPGANTIGDPGLADKVISVGAAISKETWAANYGSAVTTPYALMPFSSRGPREDGGFTPTITAPGAAINTTQTWLPGSPVAEAGYTLPAGYSMLQGTSMASPQAAGAGALLLSAAKQKNIDLTPAVLRTALTSTAHHIKGAQAYEEGSGLIDVVDAWTAIRLGASAHEYDVRAPVDTALDGALKTPGFGTGLYDREGGLKSGQRKMYEVTVTRTTGADRAVWHLLSFANDPEHTYRVVGSPLVRLPLNQPVTVKVEAAPRSAGLKSAILRVDDPLTVGVDKQILTTVVVASPVDYARSFSASVQRNSTRSYFLTVPEGAKSLEVAIGGLKSGSQTRFIAIHPYGTPVDNTSTPYCYNNYLDGNGCKPDVRSYADPQAGVWEVEVEARRTSPLLDNPYQLDVSVLGAVFDPETVTVPEAKVGVPATASWKVTNKYAALDGKLTGGPLGSAKAARPAIKEGETATTTVDVPAGAKSLDVAIGKVSDPAADLDLAVYDAAGKLVGQSADGDSEEAVSIVSPAAGTYTVQVVGYSVPAGSTDYDYRDVFFSDTLGAVTVDGSPVKLATGASATVTGQVTAAAEAPAGREFFGRVQLVNARGTVAGTASVQIGKVTP; encoded by the coding sequence ATGACCCACTCCCCCGACCGTGACCCCATACCCGGCCCGAGACGCCTGGCGCGCCTGACGCTGGCCGCCGGCGTGGTAGCCGCCCTCTGCGCGGCCGGCCCCGTGCCCATGGCGCTCGCCGCCGACGCGCCGCCCGCCCAGGCCGCCGACCCCGGCGCCAAGCCCGCGCCCCGCAAGCTCGGCGCGGACGACGCCGACCGGCTGGCGGAGGCCAAGGCGGACGGCGCCAAGAGCGTCACGATGATGATCGCCACCGCGCCGGGCGCCACCGGACAGGTCGCCTCCCAGCTCGACGCCGCCGGCACCGTGGGCCGCACCTTCGACAAGGTCGGCTACGTCCGCGCCACCGTCCCGACCACCAAGGCGGACTCGGTCATCGCCGCCGCGGCGAAGCTCTCCTCGGTGCAGGCGATCGACCTGCGCCAGGAGATCCCGCTGGACGACCCGGCGCCGGGCGCGGACACCGCGAAGGACGCCAAGAACGCCCGTACGGAGGCCACTTACCCGGCGCCCGGCAGCAGGACCCCGGCGAAGAACCCGTACAACCCGTCCTTCGAGACCGGTGCCGTCGACTTCGTGCAGAGGAACCCGAAGGCGGACGGGCGCGGGGTCACCATCGGCATCCTCGACTCCGGGGTGGACCTCGGCCACCCCGCGCTGCAGAAGACCAGCACCGGTGAGCGCAAGATCGTGGACTGGGTCACCGCCACCGACCCGGTGAGCGACGGCGACGGCACCTGGCGGCGGATGACCGCGGCGGTCTCCGGCCCGTCCTTCTCCGTCGGCACCGGTGCGAACGCGGAGACCTTCAAGGCCCCGGAGGGCTCGTACAAGTTCAACTACCTGTACGAGTCCGCGACCGCCGGCGGCGACATGAAGGGCGACCTCAACCGCGACGGTGACACCACCGACGCCTGGGGCGTGCTGTACGACCCGGCCACCGGCACGGTCCGCGTCGACACCGACGACGACCTGGACTTCACCGACAACCCGCCGATGAAGCCGTACAAGGACGGCTACCAGATCGGCTACTTCGGCACCGACGACCCGACGACGGACGTCGTGGAGCGCATCCCGTTCGTGGTCGAGATCCGCAAGGACGTCGTCTACAACGCCTCGGGCGCCAAGGCCGACTACGTCAACATCGGCGTCATCGAGTCCGAGCACGGCACCCATGTCGCGGGCATCACCGCGGCCAACGGGCTGTTCGGCGGGAAGATGAACGGTGCCGCGCCCGGCGCCAGGATCGTCTCCTCGCGCGCCTGCACCTGGTCCGGCGGCTGCACCAACGTCGCCCTCACGGAGGGCATGATCGACCTGGTGACCAACCGGGGCGTGGACATCGTCAACATGTCCATCGGCGGTCTCCCGGCGCTGAACGACGGCAACAACGCCCGCGCCGCGCTGTACACCCGGCTCATCGACACCTACGGCGTCCAGCTCGTCATCTCGGCCGGCAACTCCGGCCCCGGCGCCAACACCATCGGCGACCCCGGCCTGGCCGACAAGGTCATCTCGGTCGGCGCCGCGATCTCCAAGGAGACCTGGGCGGCGAACTACGGCTCGGCGGTGACGACCCCGTACGCGCTGATGCCGTTCTCCTCGCGCGGCCCGCGTGAGGACGGCGGGTTCACGCCGACCATCACCGCGCCCGGCGCCGCGATCAACACCACCCAGACCTGGCTGCCCGGCTCCCCGGTCGCCGAGGCGGGCTACACCCTGCCCGCCGGCTACTCGATGCTCCAGGGCACCTCGATGGCCTCCCCGCAGGCCGCCGGCGCCGGCGCGCTGCTGCTCAGCGCAGCCAAGCAGAAGAACATCGACCTCACCCCGGCCGTGCTGCGCACCGCGCTAACCTCGACCGCGCACCACATCAAGGGCGCGCAGGCGTACGAGGAGGGCTCCGGCCTGATCGACGTCGTGGACGCCTGGACCGCGATCCGGCTCGGCGCCTCGGCGCACGAGTACGACGTCAGGGCCCCCGTCGACACCGCGCTCGACGGCGCCCTGAAGACCCCCGGCTTCGGCACCGGCCTGTACGACCGCGAGGGCGGCCTGAAGTCCGGCCAGCGCAAGATGTACGAGGTCACGGTCACCCGCACCACCGGCGCCGACCGCGCGGTGTGGCACCTGCTGAGCTTCGCCAACGACCCGGAGCACACCTACCGCGTCGTCGGCAGCCCGCTGGTGCGGCTGCCGCTGAACCAGCCGGTCACCGTCAAGGTCGAGGCCGCGCCGAGGTCGGCCGGGCTCAAGAGTGCGATCCTGCGCGTGGACGACCCGCTGACCGTGGGCGTCGACAAGCAGATCCTCACCACGGTCGTGGTGGCGAGCCCGGTGGACTACGCCCGCTCCTTCTCCGCCTCGGTGCAGCGCAACAGCACCCGGTCCTACTTCCTGACCGTGCCCGAGGGCGCGAAGTCGCTGGAGGTGGCCATCGGCGGCCTGAAGTCCGGCAGCCAGACCCGCTTCATCGCCATCCACCCCTACGGGACGCCGGTCGACAACACCAGCACTCCGTACTGCTACAACAACTACCTCGACGGCAACGGCTGCAAGCCCGACGTGCGCTCCTACGCCGACCCGCAGGCCGGTGTCTGGGAGGTCGAGGTCGAGGCGCGCCGCACCTCTCCCCTGCTGGACAACCCCTACCAGCTGGACGTCTCCGTGCTCGGCGCGGTCTTCGACCCGGAGACCGTGACGGTGCCCGAGGCCAAGGTGGGCGTCCCGGCCACCGCGTCCTGGAAGGTCACCAACAAGTACGCCGCGCTCGACGGCAAGCTGACCGGCGGCCCGCTCGGCTCCGCGAAGGCCGCCCGCCCGGCGATCAAGGAGGGCGAGACCGCGACCACCACGGTCGACGTCCCGGCCGGCGCCAAGTCGCTGGACGTGGCCATCGGCAAGGTCTCGGACCCGGCCGCCGACCTCGACCTCGCGGTGTACGACGCCGCGGGCAAGCTGGTCGGCCAGTCCGCCGACGGCGACTCCGAGGAGGCCGTCTCCATCGTCTCCCCCGCCGCGGGTACCTACACCGTCCAGGTCGTGGGCTACTCCGTCCCGGCCGGCTCCACCGACTACGACTACCGGGACGTGTTCTTCTCCGACACCCTCGGCGCGGTCACGGTCGACGGCTCCCCGGTGAAGCTCGCCACGGGCGCCTCCGCCACGGTGACCGGCCAGGTCACGGCCGCCGCCGAGGCCCCGGCGGGCCGCGAGTTCTTCGGCCGCGTCCAGCTCGTGAACGCGCGCGGCACGGTCGCGGGTACCGCGAGTGTGCAGATCGGCAAGGTCACGCCGTAG
- the pepN gene encoding aminopeptidase N encodes MPGTNLTREEAQQRADLLSVDSYEIDLDLSGAQEGGTFRSVTTVRFDVAESGAESFIDLVAPAVREVTLNGDALDPAEVFKESRIALPGLLEGRNILRVVADCAYTNTGEGLHRFVDPVDEQAYLYTQFEVPDARRVFANFEQPDLKATFRFTVTAPEGWTVISNSPTPEPKDNVWAFAPTPRISTYITALIVGPYHSVHSVYEKDGQSVPLGIYCRPSLAEHLDADAIFEVTRQGFDWFQEKFDYAYPFEKYDQLFVPEFNAGAMENAGAVTIRDQYVFRSKVTDAAYEVRAETILHELAHMWFGDLVTMEWWNDLWLNESFATFTSIACQASAPGSRWPHAWTTFANSMKTWAYRQDQLPSTHPIMAEIRDLDDVLVNFDGITYAKGASVLKQLVAYVGEDEFFRGVQAYFKRHAFGNTRLSDLLGALEETSGRDLKTWSKAWLETAGINVLRPELETGADGVITSFAVRQEAPALPVGAKGEPTLRPHRIAIGFYDLDDAGKLVRVKRVELDVDGELTAVPELTGVRRPAVILLNDDDLSYAKARMDEESLAVVTEHLGDFAESLPRALSWASAWDMTRDGELATRDYLSLVLSGIGKESDIGVVQSLHRQAKLAIDLYADPAARETLLTRWTEATLAHLRAAEAGSDHQLAWARAFAATARTPEQLDLLEALLDGSRTVEGLAVDTELRWAFVERLAAVGRYDEAEIAAEYERDRTAAGERHAATARAARPTAEAKAEAWASVVESDKLPNAVQEAVIIGFVQTDQRELLAPYIDRYFDSVKSAWDSRSHEMAQQIAVGLYPSVQVSEETLRKTDAWLTATEPTPALRRLISESRAGVERALKAQRADAASA; translated from the coding sequence GTGCCTGGCACAAACCTGACTCGGGAAGAGGCGCAGCAGCGGGCCGACCTGCTCAGCGTCGACTCGTACGAGATCGATCTCGACCTTTCCGGCGCGCAGGAGGGCGGGACCTTCCGGTCCGTCACCACGGTGCGCTTCGACGTGGCCGAGTCCGGCGCCGAGTCCTTCATCGACCTGGTGGCACCGGCCGTGCGCGAGGTGACGCTCAACGGGGACGCGCTGGACCCGGCGGAGGTCTTCAAGGAGTCCCGGATCGCGCTGCCCGGTCTGCTGGAGGGCCGCAACATCCTGCGGGTGGTGGCCGACTGCGCGTACACCAACACCGGTGAGGGTCTGCACCGGTTCGTGGACCCGGTCGACGAACAGGCGTACCTGTACACGCAGTTCGAGGTGCCGGACGCGCGGCGCGTGTTCGCCAACTTCGAGCAGCCGGACCTCAAGGCGACGTTCCGGTTCACGGTGACCGCGCCCGAGGGCTGGACCGTGATCTCCAACTCCCCGACGCCGGAGCCCAAGGACAACGTCTGGGCGTTCGCGCCGACCCCGCGCATCTCGACGTACATCACCGCGCTGATCGTGGGCCCGTACCACTCGGTGCACAGCGTGTACGAGAAGGACGGGCAGTCCGTGCCGCTCGGCATCTACTGCCGGCCCTCGCTCGCCGAACACCTCGACGCCGACGCGATCTTCGAGGTCACCCGGCAGGGCTTCGACTGGTTCCAGGAGAAGTTCGACTACGCGTACCCCTTCGAGAAGTACGACCAGCTGTTCGTACCGGAGTTCAACGCGGGCGCGATGGAGAACGCGGGCGCGGTGACCATCCGCGACCAGTACGTCTTCCGGTCCAAGGTGACCGACGCGGCGTACGAGGTACGGGCGGAGACGATCCTGCACGAGCTGGCGCACATGTGGTTCGGCGACCTGGTCACCATGGAGTGGTGGAACGACCTGTGGCTGAACGAGTCGTTCGCCACCTTCACCTCCATCGCCTGCCAGGCGTCCGCGCCCGGCTCGCGCTGGCCGCACGCGTGGACCACGTTCGCCAACTCCATGAAGACGTGGGCGTACCGGCAGGACCAGCTCCCCTCCACGCACCCGATCATGGCCGAGATCCGGGATCTCGACGACGTCCTCGTCAACTTCGACGGCATCACGTACGCCAAGGGCGCCTCGGTGCTCAAGCAGCTCGTGGCGTACGTCGGTGAGGACGAGTTCTTCCGGGGCGTGCAGGCGTACTTCAAGCGCCACGCGTTCGGCAACACGCGCCTCTCCGACCTGCTGGGCGCGCTGGAGGAGACCTCCGGGCGCGATCTGAAGACCTGGTCGAAGGCGTGGCTGGAGACGGCGGGGATCAACGTCCTGCGTCCCGAGCTGGAGACCGGCGCGGACGGTGTGATCACCTCCTTCGCGGTCCGCCAGGAGGCCCCCGCGCTCCCCGTGGGCGCCAAGGGCGAGCCGACGCTGCGCCCGCACCGCATCGCGATCGGCTTCTACGACCTGGACGACGCGGGCAAGCTGGTCCGGGTGAAGCGGGTCGAGCTGGACGTGGACGGCGAGCTGACGGCCGTGCCCGAGCTGACCGGTGTCCGCCGGCCGGCCGTGATCCTGCTCAACGACGACGACCTGTCGTACGCGAAGGCCCGCATGGACGAGGAGTCCCTCGCGGTCGTCACCGAGCACCTCGGTGACTTCGCGGAGTCGCTGCCGCGCGCGCTGAGCTGGGCGTCGGCGTGGGACATGACGCGGGACGGCGAGCTGGCCACCCGTGACTACCTCTCGCTGGTGCTGTCCGGCATCGGCAAGGAGTCCGACATCGGTGTCGTGCAGTCCCTGCACCGGCAGGCCAAGCTGGCCATCGACCTGTACGCCGACCCGGCGGCCCGCGAGACCCTGCTGACCCGCTGGACCGAGGCGACCCTCGCCCACCTCCGCGCGGCCGAGGCGGGCAGCGACCACCAGCTGGCCTGGGCGCGCGCCTTCGCGGCGACCGCCCGGACGCCGGAGCAGCTCGACCTGCTGGAGGCGCTGCTGGACGGCTCCCGGACCGTCGAGGGCCTCGCCGTCGACACCGAGCTGCGCTGGGCGTTCGTGGAGCGCCTCGCCGCGGTGGGCCGCTACGACGAGGCGGAGATCGCCGCCGAGTACGAGCGCGACCGCACCGCCGCCGGCGAGCGCCACGCGGCCACCGCCCGCGCGGCCCGCCCCACCGCCGAGGCGAAGGCGGAGGCGTGGGCCTCGGTCGTCGAGTCCGACAAGCTCCCCAACGCCGTCCAGGAAGCGGTGATCATCGGTTTCGTCCAGACCGACCAGCGCGAACTCCTCGCCCCGTACATCGACCGCTACTTCGACTCCGTCAAGTCCGCCTGGGACTCGCGCTCCCACGAGATGGCCCAGCAGATCGCGGTCGGCCTCTACCCGTCGGTCCAGGTCTCGGAGGAGACCCTGCGCAAGACGGACGCCTGGCTGACGGCGACTGAGCCCACCCCGGCTCTGCGCCGCCTGATCTCCGAGTCCCGCGCGGGCGTGGAGCGGGCGCTGAAGGCCCAGCGGGCGGACGCGGCTTCGGCGTGA
- a CDS encoding aspartate-semialdehyde dehydrogenase: MRVGIVGATGQVGTVMRKILKERDFPVTELRLFASARSAGTVLDGVTVEDASAADYSGLDIVLFSAGGATSKALAEKVAAQGPVVIDNSSAWRRDPEVPLVVSEVNPHAIADRPKGIIANPNCTTMAAMPVLSPLHEEAGLEALVVATYQAVSGSGLAGVAELHGQAQKVIADADKLTHDGDAVDFPEPGVYKRPIAFNVLPLAGSIVDDGLHETDEEQKLRNESRKILEIPGLKVSGTCVRVPVFSGHSLQVNARFARPISVERATELLAQAPGVALSEIPTPLQAAGQDPSYVGRIRTDETVDNGLALFISNDNLRKGAALNAVQIAELVAAELKS, encoded by the coding sequence GTGAGGGTCGGAATCGTCGGAGCCACCGGTCAGGTCGGCACGGTCATGCGCAAGATCCTCAAGGAGCGGGACTTCCCGGTCACCGAGCTGCGCCTGTTCGCCTCCGCCCGCTCGGCCGGGACCGTGCTGGACGGCGTCACGGTGGAGGACGCCTCGGCCGCCGACTACTCCGGCCTCGACATCGTGCTCTTCTCGGCCGGCGGCGCCACCTCCAAGGCGCTCGCGGAGAAGGTCGCCGCGCAGGGCCCGGTCGTGATCGACAACTCCTCGGCCTGGCGCCGGGACCCCGAGGTGCCCCTGGTGGTCTCCGAGGTGAACCCGCACGCCATCGCGGACCGCCCCAAGGGCATCATCGCCAACCCGAACTGCACCACGATGGCCGCGATGCCGGTACTGAGCCCGCTGCACGAGGAGGCCGGGCTCGAGGCGCTGGTCGTCGCCACCTACCAGGCGGTCTCCGGCTCGGGTCTCGCGGGCGTGGCCGAGCTGCACGGGCAGGCGCAGAAGGTCATCGCCGACGCCGACAAGCTGACCCACGACGGCGACGCGGTGGACTTCCCCGAGCCGGGCGTCTACAAGCGCCCGATCGCCTTCAACGTGCTCCCGCTGGCCGGCTCCATCGTGGACGACGGTCTGCACGAGACCGACGAGGAGCAGAAGCTCCGCAACGAGTCCCGCAAGATCCTGGAGATCCCCGGACTGAAGGTCTCCGGCACCTGTGTGCGCGTCCCGGTCTTCTCCGGCCACTCCCTCCAGGTCAACGCCCGCTTCGCCCGCCCGATCTCCGTCGAGCGCGCGACCGAGCTGCTGGCGCAGGCGCCGGGTGTCGCCCTCTCCGAGATCCCGACCCCGCTCCAGGCGGCCGGCCAGGACCCCTCGTACGTGGGCCGCATCCGCACCGACGAGACGGTGGACAACGGCCTCGCCCTGTTCATCTCCAACGACAACCTCCGCAAGGGCGCCGCGCTCAACGCGGTACAGATCGCGGAGCTGGTGGCGGCCGAGCTGAAGAGCTGA
- the pepN gene encoding aminopeptidase N yields the protein MPGENLSRDEARERAALLSVDGYDVALDLRSAVGESEAEPRTFRSVTTIRFRCAEPGATSFADLIAPGVTAVSLNGRDLDPGEVFDGTRITLEDLAADNELIVDAQCAYSRTGEGMHRFVDPEDGEVYLYTQYEPADSRRVFANFEQPDLKAPFRFEVRAPEGWTVWSNGAGELTDGVWRFAETKPISTYITCVVAGPYHYVTDSYERVLADGSTLEIPLGAMCRKGLAPYFDAEDVFLITKQGLDFFHENFDYPYPFGKYDQAFVPEYNLGAMENPGLVTFREEYIFRGKVTQASYEARANVILHEMAHMWFGDLVTMVWWDDLWLKESFADFMGTFGNVGATRFKDAWTTFANRRKAWAYRADQLPSTHPITADIRDLQDAKLNFDGITYAKGASVLKQLVAYVGQDAFLEGARRYFKRHAYGNTRLGDLLSVLAETSGRDMSAWSAAWLQTAGVNSLTPQVLLDDEGRIAELAVVQEAPESHPELRPHRVKVGLYRLDDKGGLERYRSIEADVEGPRTVLAEPAGAQAPDLVLVNDDDLTYCKIRFDETSLATLREHLGDLADPLARALCWSALWNLTRDSLLPAREFAGLVLRFAGRESDIGVLQMLHAWAGTALERYAAPEWRATGGELLAQGALKELRSAEPGSEAQLAWARFFASVATGAADLALLKDLLDGTETVEGLTVDQELRWAFLEPLAAHGVAGEEVLAAELARDDTASGKRHQVRCLAARPSAAVKAQAWAQVVESDALSNALVEATLSGFGRPGQEELTAPYAEKYFAVLERVWRERSIQIAMHIVNGLFPAHQDRPETLAATDAWLAEHADAAPALRRLVLEARDDLARALRAQACDAGA from the coding sequence GTGCCCGGTGAGAATCTGTCCCGCGACGAGGCCCGTGAGCGGGCCGCCCTGCTGTCCGTCGACGGGTACGACGTGGCGCTGGACCTGCGCTCCGCCGTGGGCGAGTCCGAGGCCGAGCCGCGGACCTTCCGCTCGGTGACCACGATCCGCTTCCGCTGCGCCGAGCCGGGCGCGACGAGCTTCGCCGACCTGATCGCGCCGGGCGTGACCGCGGTGTCGCTCAACGGCCGCGACCTCGACCCCGGCGAGGTGTTCGACGGCACCCGGATCACGCTGGAGGACCTGGCCGCCGACAACGAGCTGATCGTGGATGCCCAGTGCGCCTACTCCCGCACCGGCGAGGGCATGCACCGCTTCGTCGACCCCGAGGACGGCGAGGTCTACCTCTACACGCAGTACGAACCGGCCGACTCACGCAGGGTGTTCGCCAACTTCGAGCAGCCCGACCTCAAGGCGCCCTTCCGCTTCGAGGTCCGCGCGCCCGAGGGCTGGACGGTGTGGAGCAACGGCGCCGGTGAACTCACCGACGGGGTCTGGCGGTTCGCGGAGACCAAGCCGATCTCCACCTACATCACCTGCGTGGTGGCGGGCCCGTACCACTATGTGACCGACTCCTACGAGCGTGTGCTGGCGGACGGGTCCACGCTGGAGATCCCGCTCGGCGCGATGTGCCGCAAGGGTCTGGCGCCCTACTTCGACGCCGAGGACGTCTTCCTGATCACCAAGCAGGGGCTGGACTTCTTCCACGAGAACTTCGACTACCCGTACCCCTTCGGGAAGTACGACCAGGCGTTCGTGCCGGAGTACAACCTCGGCGCGATGGAGAACCCGGGGCTGGTGACCTTCCGGGAGGAGTACATCTTCCGGGGCAAGGTCACGCAGGCGTCGTACGAGGCGCGGGCCAACGTCATCCTGCACGAGATGGCGCACATGTGGTTCGGCGACCTGGTCACCATGGTGTGGTGGGACGACCTGTGGCTGAAGGAGTCCTTCGCGGACTTCATGGGCACCTTCGGCAACGTGGGCGCGACCCGCTTCAAGGACGCCTGGACGACGTTCGCCAACCGCCGCAAGGCATGGGCGTACCGCGCCGACCAGCTCCCCTCCACGCACCCGATCACCGCCGACATCCGCGACCTCCAGGACGCCAAGCTCAACTTCGACGGCATCACCTACGCCAAGGGCGCCTCCGTCCTCAAGCAGCTGGTGGCGTACGTCGGCCAGGACGCCTTCCTGGAGGGCGCCCGGCGCTACTTCAAGCGGCACGCGTACGGCAACACCCGGCTGGGCGACCTGCTGTCGGTGCTCGCGGAGACCAGCGGCCGGGACATGTCGGCGTGGTCGGCGGCCTGGCTCCAGACGGCCGGGGTCAACTCCCTCACCCCGCAGGTGCTGTTGGACGACGAGGGCCGGATCGCCGAGCTGGCCGTGGTGCAGGAGGCGCCGGAGTCGCATCCCGAACTGCGCCCGCACCGGGTGAAGGTGGGCCTGTACCGGCTGGACGATAAGGGCGGGCTGGAGCGGTACCGGAGCATCGAGGCGGACGTCGAGGGCCCGCGCACGGTGCTGGCCGAGCCGGCCGGCGCCCAGGCCCCCGACCTCGTCCTGGTCAACGACGACGACCTCACCTACTGCAAGATCCGCTTCGACGAGACCTCGCTCGCCACCCTCCGCGAGCACCTCGGCGACCTGGCCGACCCCCTCGCCCGTGCCCTGTGCTGGTCGGCGCTGTGGAACCTGACGCGGGACAGCCTGCTGCCCGCGCGGGAGTTCGCGGGGCTGGTGCTGCGGTTCGCGGGCCGGGAGTCCGACATCGGCGTGCTCCAGATGCTGCACGCCTGGGCCGGCACGGCCCTGGAGCGGTACGCGGCCCCCGAGTGGCGGGCCACGGGCGGGGAGCTGCTGGCGCAGGGCGCGCTGAAGGAGCTGAGGTCGGCCGAGCCGGGCAGCGAGGCGCAGCTGGCCTGGGCGCGGTTCTTCGCCTCGGTCGCGACCGGCGCGGCCGACCTCGCCCTGCTGAAGGACCTGCTGGACGGCACCGAGACGGTCGAGGGCCTCACCGTGGACCAGGAGCTGCGCTGGGCGTTCCTGGAGCCGCTCGCCGCGCACGGGGTGGCCGGTGAGGAGGTGCTCGCGGCCGAACTGGCCCGCGACGACACCGCTTCGGGCAAGCGGCACCAGGTGCGCTGCCTGGCCGCCCGGCCCTCGGCGGCGGTCAAGGCGCAGGCGTGGGCGCAGGTCGTGGAGTCGGACGCGCTGTCCAACGCGCTGGTGGAGGCGACCCTTTCGGGCTTCGGCCGGCCGGGCCAGGAGGAACTGACCGCGCCGTACGCGGAGAAGTACTTCGCGGTGCTGGAGCGGGTGTGGCGGGAGCGGTCGATCCAGATCGCCATGCACATCGTCAACGGACTGTTCCCGGCGCACCAGGACCGGCCCGAGACGCTCGCGGCGACGGACGCGTGGCTCGCGGAGCACGCGGACGCGGCCCCGGCGCTGCGGCGGCTGGTGCTGGAGGCGCGGGACGACCTGGCGCGGGCGCTGCGCGCACAGGCGTGCGACGCGGGAGCCTGA
- a CDS encoding NUDIX hydrolase — protein MRRKLRVAAYAVCVRDGQLLLARSPARGGGHEWVLPGGGAEFGEDPYDTVRREVAEETGYRVEVTDLLGVHTNRAVLPGRFPGRQIDHHGVRLLYAAHVTGGELRYEVGGSTDLAAWHDLGAVPGLTRVSLVDTALGLWRDRPPTGRLGTLGETG, from the coding sequence ATGCGACGCAAGTTGAGGGTGGCGGCCTACGCCGTGTGTGTCCGCGACGGACAGCTCCTGCTCGCCCGCTCACCCGCGCGGGGCGGCGGCCACGAGTGGGTACTGCCGGGCGGCGGCGCCGAGTTCGGCGAGGACCCGTACGACACCGTGCGCCGCGAGGTGGCCGAGGAGACCGGGTACCGGGTGGAGGTGACCGACCTGCTCGGCGTGCACACCAACCGGGCGGTGCTGCCCGGCCGTTTCCCCGGCCGCCAGATCGACCACCACGGGGTCCGGCTGCTGTACGCGGCGCACGTCACCGGCGGTGAACTCCGCTACGAGGTGGGCGGCTCCACCGACCTGGCCGCCTGGCACGACCTGGGTGCCGTGCCCGGCCTGACCCGCGTCTCCCTGGTCGACACCGCCCTCGGTCTGTGGCGCGACCGCCCGCCCACCGGCCGCCTGGGCACGCTGGGCGAGACCGGCTAG
- a CDS encoding UTRA domain-containing protein, whose product MSDSRWVSSSMPYLTPRDRGQSDTWGAEAVARGGKGGQRIVHAGEVPASDEVADLLGVAAGGAVVVRRRIIELNGRPCELTDTYYPAAIARGTRLAERGKIPGGAVTLLAELGHRGARVREDVTARMPGPDEREALHLEADEPVLRLSRLTLNDADQPIQADLIVMPAHRQQLRYEIRIG is encoded by the coding sequence GTGAGTGACAGCAGGTGGGTCAGTTCCTCGATGCCGTATCTGACGCCGCGGGATCGGGGGCAGTCCGATACGTGGGGCGCGGAGGCGGTGGCTCGCGGCGGGAAAGGTGGCCAGCGGATCGTGCATGCCGGCGAGGTGCCCGCATCGGACGAGGTCGCCGATCTGCTCGGGGTAGCTGCCGGAGGTGCGGTGGTTGTACGTCGCCGGATCATCGAACTCAATGGTCGCCCTTGTGAGTTGACCGACACCTACTACCCGGCTGCCATCGCTCGAGGTACCCGCCTCGCCGAACGGGGCAAGATTCCCGGTGGTGCGGTGACCCTTCTCGCCGAGCTCGGCCACCGTGGCGCCCGCGTGCGCGAAGACGTGACAGCCCGGATGCCCGGCCCGGATGAGCGCGAGGCCCTGCATCTGGAAGCCGACGAACCGGTCCTACGTTTGAGCAGGCTCACCTTGAACGACGCCGACCAGCCCATCCAGGCGGACCTGATTGTCATGCCCGCCCATCGTCAGCAGCTTCGCTACGAGATTCGGATCGGATGA
- a CDS encoding ATP-binding protein gives MPLLRQRRFPRARRSVGAARIFAVETLQEWGYRDRQDDIRLCVSELATNAVLHGVPPGREFLLALTVDDASVRIEVRDSGGGVPVVKEGGAEETGGRGLRLVRTLADDFGVTAHNPGKTVWTVFKAAPVCDAGERRS, from the coding sequence ATGCCCCTGTTACGACAACGACGATTCCCCCGCGCTCGCAGATCCGTCGGAGCTGCCCGCATCTTCGCCGTCGAGACCCTTCAGGAGTGGGGGTACCGCGACCGGCAGGACGACATCCGCCTCTGCGTCTCGGAGTTGGCCACGAACGCAGTACTGCACGGGGTGCCGCCGGGGCGCGAGTTCCTGCTCGCCCTCACGGTTGACGATGCTTCGGTGCGCATCGAGGTACGTGACAGCGGCGGGGGAGTGCCGGTGGTCAAGGAGGGCGGGGCAGAGGAGACCGGCGGCAGGGGACTGCGGCTTGTGCGCACGCTGGCCGACGACTTCGGGGTGACCGCCCACAACCCCGGTAAAACGGTCTGGACTGTGTTCAAGGCCGCCCCGGTGTGCGATGCGGGGGAGCGCCGGTCGTAA